One stretch of Brachyhypopomus gauderio isolate BG-103 chromosome 8, BGAUD_0.2, whole genome shotgun sequence DNA includes these proteins:
- the atp7b gene encoding copper-transporting ATPase 2 isoform X5: MYGSTWSSKWENGEPHDTWASKKHAFDNLAYEPGSLSELRPNAGHLSRVCFHLSGLGVHSAQVLRARLCALNGVVAASVPLSDGQAWVDHDPSTVTVGVILQEIQGMGYRVEEVTTMWVVGHGKPAADGSWVRIGVEGMTCLSCSQSIEGRVGALQGVLGIQVSLSKMEAVIQFKPSEVKPEQLREYIEDMGFDAFLKDSRALESSHTGYHPAAFVEVTLGLEGMHCGSCVKNITESLSRMLGVQSVHVSLENKSVDLKYDISLTTLDTVKGTLEGLPPGNFKVTIPEENPELSSQKLRNNASECSQNFRTHPTGSTFLQKVTVGIKGMTCNSCVQSIEGLISQRDGVHSIMVFLSEEKGMITFDPHLTCPAELKGAIEDMGFEAYLEEDSGIGDTSTSRKGSHNSTHSTPRNPTLPRAKPQTPKPHAAAANSVRTRVPGEETQKCFIHVTGMTCASCVANIERNLHKHKGIKTVLVALMAGKVEIKYDPENLDPAQIVRLITDLGYGASLIQDGAVSDGVLDLSVTGMTCASCVHNIETKLRRTGGILEATVALSTNKAHVKFDPDVVGARDIIRTIEGLGFGVSLIKNDALRKNDGLDLHKEIHQWKQSFLFCLVFGIPVMGLMIYMMVMDSQHMEHGGSMPEEQNVLPGLSILNLAFFLLCTPVQIFGGRHFYIQAYRSLKHGTANMDVLIVLATTVAYVYSCIVLLVAMGEGASQSPVTFFDTPPMLFVFIALGRWLEHVAKSKTSEALAKLISLQATDATIVVLGHDNSIISEEQVSVELVQRGDVVKVAPGGKFPVDGKVVEGSSMADESLITGEPMPVRKKPGSCVIAGSINAHGALLVEATHVGADTTLCQIVRLVEEAQTSKAPIQQFADKLSGYFVPFIVVVSVLTLAAWLLIGFLNFAIVVKYFPDYDKSVPRTDVVMRFAFQASITVLSIACPCSLGLATPTAVMVGTGVGAQNGILIKGGEPLEMAHKIRVVMFDKTGTITNGVPQVTWVLVLWDRARLPLRTVLAVVGTAEACSEHPLGTAVAKHCREELGTETLGYCQDFQAVPGCGISCRVSNLEELLSAEVSPDPEGVRAARLTLQGATMDEGTVLADADAGPGQTSYSVLIGNRRWMQRNGIQVTADVDEAMSSHEKKGQTAILVAIDGVLCAMLAIADTVKAESALAVRTLNKMGIEVLMITGDNRRTAKAIASQVGIRKVFAEVLPSHKVAKVQELQEKGVKVAMVGDGVNDSPALARADLGIAIGTGTDVAIEAADVVLIRNDLLDVVASIELSKKTVQRIRINFVFALIYNLLGIPIAAGVFMPAGLVLQPWMGSAAMAASSVSVLVSSLLLRLYKKTSVEQYESRAHGRPWSMSSSQISTHVGLEDRGCSRSRSGDASQSPGPSGLARPLPYSDHDRCSLLDYDRHAQKLIV, translated from the exons ATGTACGGCTCAACGTGGTCCAGCAAGTGG GAGAACGGAGAACCACACGACACATGGGCTTCTAAGAAACATGCCTTCGATAATCTGGCGTATGAGCCAGGGAGCCTTAGTGAACTTAGGCCGAATGCGGGCCACCTCTCTCGGGTATGTTTCCACCTTAGTGGCCTTGGAGTGCACAGTGCTCAGGTCCTCCGTGCACGGCTTTGTGCTCTCAACGGCGTTGTGGCCGCATCTGTTCCTTTGTCTGATGGCCAAGCCTGGGTAGACCACGATCCCTCAACGGTCACGGTCGGAGTGATCCTTCAGGAGATCCAGGGAATGGGGTACAGGGTGGAAGAGGTGACCACCATGTGGGTGGTTGGACACGGGAAGCCAGCAGCAGACGGAAGCTGGGTGAGGATCGGGGTGGAGGGCATGACCTGCCTCTCCTGTTCTCAGTCTATTGAAGGAAGAGTTGGAGCACTGCAAGGGGTTCTGGGTATCCAGGTGTCTTTAAGCAAGATGGAAGCTGTTATACAGTTTAAACCATCAGAAGTGAAACCCGAACAACTTAGGGAATATATAGAAGACATGGGTTTTGATGCCTTTCTAAAAGACTCACGTGCACTGGAATCATCACACACTGGATATCACCCAGCAGCATTTGTGGAGGTTACGTTAGGTTTGGAAGGGATGCATTGTGGGTCATGTGTAAAGAATATAACAGAGAGCTTATCAAGAATGCTAGGTGTCCAGTCTGTGCACGTGTCCCTGGAAAACAAAAGTGTGGATTTGAAATATGACATATCTCTGACCACTTTGGACACAGTCAAAGGGACGTTGGAGGGTCTCCCTCCTGGGAATTTTAAGGTAACCATTCCAGAAGAGAATCCAGAATTATCTTCTCAGAAGCTGAGGAACAATGCTTCAGAATGCTCTCAGAACTTCAGAACTCATCCCACGGGCAGCACATTCCTCCAAAAAGTGACAGTAGGAATTAAAGGGATGACTTGCAACTCCTGCGTGCAGTCCATAGAGGGGCTTATATCTCAGAGAGATGGTGTGCATTCCATCATGGTGTTTCTGAGCGAGGAGAAGGGGATGATCACCTTTGATCCCCACCTGACCTGTCCTGCAGAGCTCAAGGGTGCCATTGAGGACATGGGTTTTGAAGCGTACCTGGAAGAAG ATTCTGGCATCGGGGATACCTCAACCAGCAGAAAGGGGTCACATAACAGCACGCACTCTACCCCTAGAAACCCGACTCTACCAAGGGCCAAGCCTCAGACCCCCAAACCTCATGCGGccgcagcaaattcagtgagaACACGAGTTCCTGGAGAGGAGACCCAGAAGTGCTTCATCCATGTGACTGGGATGACCTGCGCTTCATGTGTGGCTAACATTGAGAGAAACCTGCACAAGcacaaag ggaTTAAAACTGTCCTGGTGGCCCTCATGGCGGGTAAAGTTGAAATAAAGTACGACCCAGAGAACCTGGACCCGGCTCAGATCGTACGTCTCATCACTGACTTGGGCTATGGAGCCTCGTTAATACAAGACGGTGCAGTTAGTGACGGTGTTCTGGACCTTTCC GTGACGGGTATGACATGTGCCTCTTGCGTCCACAACATCGAGACCAAACTCCGCAGAACAGGGGGTATTCTAGAGGCCACTGTTGCCCTGTCCACCAACAAGGCTCATGTTAAATTTGACCCAGATGTGGTAGGGGCCCGTGACATCATAAGAACCATAGAG GGTCTGGGATTTGGAGTGTCCTTGATAAAGAACGATGCCTTACGGAAGAATGACGGTTTGGACCTCCACAAGGAGATACACCA GTGGAAGCAGTCTTTCCTCTTCTGCCTGGTCTTCGGCATCCCCGTCATGGGCCTGATGATCTACATGATGGTGATGGACAGCCAGCACATGGAGCACGGTGGCTCCATGCCTGAGGAGCAGAACGTCCTGCCCGGACTCTCCATCCTCAACCTGGCCTTCTTCCTGCTGTGCACACCTGTCCAG ATTTTCGGAGGTCGTCACTTCTACATCCAGGCTTACCGTTCTTTGAAGCATGGCACAGCCAACATGGATGTGCTCATCGTCCTGGCAACCACTGTCGCCTACGTGTACTCATGTATCGTGCTGCTTGTTGCCATGGGTGAGGGCGCCTCACAAAGTCCCGTCACGTTTTTCGATACGCCCCCCATGCTGTTCGTGTTCATCGCCCTCGGACGCTGGTTGGAGCATGTTGCCAAG AGCAAGACTTCAGAAGCTCTGGCAAAGCTCATCTCTCTTCAGGCCACAGATGCAACTATCGTGGTATTAGGGCACGATAATTCCATTATCAG TGAGGAGCAGGTCTCCGTGGAGCTGGTGCAGAGAGGAGATGTGGTGAAGGTGGCGCCTGGAGGGAAGTTCCCTGTGGACGGGAAAGTGGTCGAAGGAAGTTCCATGGCTGACGAGTCGCTGATCACAG GGGAGCCGATGCCAGTTCGCAAGAAACCCGGTAGCTGTGTGATCGCTGGCTCCATTAACGCACACGGAGCTTTGCTGGTGGAGGCTACACACGTCGGTGCGGACACCACGCTCTGCCAGATAGTTCGACTAGTTGAGGAGGCGCAGACGTCCAAG GCACCGATCCAGCAGTTTGCCGACAAGCTGAGCGGCTACTTCGTCCCTTTCATCGTCGTGGTCTCCGTGCTCACTCTGGCAGCCTGGCTCCTTATTGGGTTTCTCAACTTCGCCATCGTGGTGAAGTATTTTCCC GACTATGATAAAAGCGTTCCGCGGACGGATGTGGTCATGCGATTTGCGTTCCAAGCCTCCATCACTGTGCTGTCAATCGCCTGCCCCTGCTCTCTTGGCCTGGCAACCCCGACGGCGGTGATGGTGGGCACGGGGGTGGGTGCCCAGAACGGCATCCTCATCAAGGGTGGAGAACCACTGGAGATGGCCCACAAG ATCAGAGTGGTGATGTTCGATAAAACGGGCACTATCACCAACGGCGTGCCACAGGTGACCTGGGTTCTGGTTCTGTGGGATCGGGCACGGTTGCCCTTGCGCACAGTTCTGGCCGTGGTGGGGACGGCAGAGGCCTGCAGTGAACACCCACTGGGCACCGCTGTTGCCAAGCACTGCAGAGag GAGCTGGGCACCGAGACACTGGGCTACTGCCAGGACTTCCAGGCTGTGCCAGGCTGTGGAATCAGCTGCAGGGTCTCCAACCTGGAGGAGCTGCTGTCCGCGGAGGTCAGCCCAGACCCGGAGGGTGTGCGTGCAGCCCGGCTCACGTTGCAGGGGGCCACGATGGACGAGGGCACCGTGCTGGCGGATGCAGACGCAGGCCCAG gacagaCCTCCTACTCCGTCCTGATTGGGAACAGGCGGTGGATGCAGAGGAACGGAATACAGGTCACGGCCGATGTGGATGAAGCCATGAGCAGCCACGAGAAGAAAGGCCAGACAGCCATCCTGGTGGCCATCGACG GTGTGCTGTGTGCTATGCTAGCTATAGCAGACACTGTGAAAGCAGAATCTGCTCTGGCCGTGCGCACGCTGAACAAGATGGGGATCGAAGTTCTCATGATCACTGGAGATAACAGACGCACTGCTAAAGCCATTGCctctcag GTGGGCATCAGGAAGGTGTTTGCTGAGGTCCTGCCCTCTCACAAGGTGGCCAAGGTCCAGGAGCTGCAGGAGAAGGGTGTGAAGGTGGCCATGGTGGGCGACGGGGTGAACGACTCGCCCGCGCTCGCCCGCGCAGACCTGGGCATCGCCATCGGGACGGGCACCGACGTGGCTATCGAGGCAGCAGATGTGGTGCTCATTCGG AATGACCTGCTGGATGTGGTGGCCAGTATTGAGCTGTCCAAAAAGACGGTGCAGAGAATCCGAATCAACTTCGTTTTCGCACTCATTTACAACCTGCTGGGCATTCCTATCGCAGCAG GTGTGTTTATGCCCGCTGGTTTGGTGCTCCAGCCCTGGATGGGTTCAGCAGCTATGGCCGCCTCTTCTGTCTCCGTGCTAGTCTCCTCTTTGCTGCTACGGCT GTACAAGAAGACGTCGGTGGAGCAGTACGAGTCACGTGCTCACGGCCGTCCGTGGAGCATGAGCTCGTCCCAGATCAGCACCCACGTGGGGCTGGAGGATCGTGGCTGTAGCCGGTCTCGATCTGGAGACGCCTCCCAGAGCCCCGGGCCCTCTGGCCTGGCCAGGCCGCTGCCTTACTCAGACCACGACCGCTGTTCACTTCTGGACTACGACCGACATGCACAAAAGCTCATAGTGTAA